A genome region from Cucumis sativus cultivar 9930 chromosome 4, Cucumber_9930_V3, whole genome shotgun sequence includes the following:
- the LOC101217443 gene encoding uncharacterized protein LOC101217443, with protein MARTVCSHIIPSLLLPSKSSFFGTHSLFSRPSQFDHVMVLGRRFSSSSKISMSLRAGIVGLPNVGKSTLFNAVVENGKAQAANFPFCTIEPNVGVVAVPDPRLHKLSDLSKSQRAVAASIEFVDIAGLVKGASQGEGLGNKFLSHIREVDSILQVVRCFEDNDIVHVNGKIDPKTDIDVINLELVFSDLDQIEKRLEKLKKGKAKDSQSKVKEEAEKSALEKIQKVLLDGKPARSVTLTDFEKDAIKHLCLLTMKPVIYVANVAESDLAEPASNLHVKEVMGLASELQSGIVTVSAQVESELSELPSEERFEYLKSLGVSESGLGNLIRATYNLLGLRTYFTSGEKETKAWTILAGMTAPQAAGVIHSDFERGFIRAETVAYDDFVAAGSFAAAREKGLLRAEGKEYIVQEGDVMLFRFNV; from the exons ATGGCTAGAACAGTTTGCTCTCACATTATCccctctcttcttctccctTCAAAGTCATCCTTCTTCGGGACTCACTCTCTCTTCTCCAGACCTTCTCAGTTCGACCATGTTATGGTGCTTGGCCGACGcttctcttcttcatccaAGATCAGCATGAGCCTCAGAGCCGGTATTGTTGGCCTCCCTAATGTTGGAAAATCCACTCTCTTCAATGCTGTT GTTGAAAATGGGAAGGCTCAAGCTGCCAACTTCCCTTTCTGTACAATAGAGCCAAATGTAGGAGTAGTTGCAGTTCCAGATCCCCGTCTCCATAAACTTTCTGATCTCAGTAAGTCTCAACGAGCGGTCGCAGCATCAATAGAGTTTGTGGACATTGCTGGGTTAGTGAAAGGAGCCAGTCAAGGAGAG GGACTcggaaataaatttttatccCATATTCGTGAGGTGGATTCAATACTTcag GTCGTGCGTTGTTTTGAGGACAATGACATTGTTCATGTGAATGGGAAAATTGATCCAAAAACTGATATTGATGTGATTAACTTAGAGCTTGTTTTTTCAGATCTGGACCAG ATTGAGAAAAGATTAGAGAAGCTCAAGAAAGGCAAGGCAAAGGATTCTCAGTCTAAAGTCAAG GAAGAAGCGGAGAAGTCTGCATTGGAAAAAATTCAGAAGGTCCTGTTGGATGGAAAACCAGCACGATCGGTAACGTTAACAGATTTTGAAAAGGATGCTATAAAGCATCTTTGCCTGCTTACAATGAAACCGGTCATATATGTGGCCAATGTTGCAGAATCTGATCTAGCGGAGCCTGCAAGTAATCTTCATGTTAAAGAAGTTATGGGTCTTGCTTCAGAGTTGCAATCTGGAATAGTGACGGTTTCTGCACAG GTTGAGTCCGAGCTTTCTGAACTTCCATCAGAAGAGaggtttgaatatttaaaatctctTGGTGTAAGTGAAAGTGGCCTGGGAAATCTTATAAGGGCAACCTATAACCTTTTGGGACTCCGTACATATTTTACTTCAGGCGAAAAG GAAACAAAAGCCTGGACCATACTTGCAG GAATGACTGCACCACAAGCTGCTGGAGTCATTCACTCAGACTTTGAGAGAGGGTTCATCCGTGCAGAGACG gTGGCTTATGATGATTTTGTTGCTGCGGGTTCATTTGCAGCAGCAAGGGAGAAAGGACTT TTGAGAGCCGAGGGTAAAGAATATATCGTCCAGGAAGGGGATGTCATGCTCTTTCGTTTCAATGTTTAG
- the LOC105435277 gene encoding auxin-responsive protein SAUR78, with product MKKINSLLRKCKSLSRQLGRSSSYSSLRSKSTREDLWVCEKQEEDFEQQIEQKVSGSNVILYVGSTRKKYAINSKYLSHPLLNALIDKSKSKKLVDDDDDDDDGHEDDEECILVRCEVVLFDHLLWMLENSDPNITFDSNLEELAELYVF from the coding sequence atgaaaaaaataaattctctATTGAGAAAATGCAAAAGCCTTTCAAGGCAATTGGGAAGATCTTCATCATACAGCAGCTTGAGATCAAAGTCCACAAGAGAAGATCTTTGGGTTTgtgaaaaacaagaagaagactTTGAGCAACAAATTGAGCAAAAGGTGAGTGGCAGTAATGTAATTTTATATGTTGGAAGtacaagaaagaaatatgcaataaattcaaaatatttgagcCATCCTTTGTTAAATGCTCTTATTGATAAATCCAAGTCTAAGAAATtagttgatgatgatgatgatgatgatgatggacatgaagatgatgaagaatgTATTTTAGTGAGATGTGAAGTTGTTTTATTTGATCATCTTCTGTGGATGTTGGAAAATTCAGATCCAAATATTACTTTTGATTCTAATTTGGAGGAATTGGCTgaactttatgttttttag